In Uranotaenia lowii strain MFRU-FL chromosome 2, ASM2978415v1, whole genome shotgun sequence, one genomic interval encodes:
- the LOC129744456 gene encoding phosducin-like protein codes for MATLEDKILGEKLQNYCSSSEDENENDDTNSGSKGQSSSGLKFIPEDKIKDQAHWSGSAANTGPKGVIRDWQRFKQLETEKREEQEKEKFDLLKKLSITARTHAEDEAAKERDQLDRELEELMSDDFLLEYQKKRMAEMLAQSGKLPSFGTLIELSNGDDFLKTVDDEPKAVTIVIHIYDRNDNACRAMNKALQELSSEYVNVKFCKFMSSVAGLSNSFKCKGVPALLIYKAGQMIGNFIRVTDDLSDNFNSSDVESFLTEVGMLPDKTAVPYIVK; via the coding sequence ATGGCTACGTTAGAAGATAAGATACTTGGTGAGAAATTGCAAAACTATTGCAGCAGTAGTGAagacgaaaacgaaaacgatgaTACTAATTCTGGTAGCAAAGGTCAATCAAGTTCTGGTTTGAAATTTATACCAGAGGATAAAATCAAAGATCAAGCCCATTGGAGTGGTAGTGCGGCCAACACGGGTCCTAAAGGTGTGATACGCGATTGGCAAAGGTTCAAGCAACTGGAGACGGAAAAACGCGAAGAGCAAGAAAAGGAAAAGTTTGATCTGCTCAAGAAGCTGAGTATCACGGCTCGTACTCATGCCGAAGACGAAGCAGCCAAGGAACGAGACCAACTGGATCGCGAGCTGGAAGAACTTATGAGTGATGATTTTTTACTGGAGTATCAGAAGAAACGGATGGCAGAAATGTTGGCTCAATCTGGAAAACTTCCTTCTTTCGGTACTTTGATAGAGCTGAGTAATGgagatgattttttgaaaacagtcGATGATGAACCAAAAGCGGTCACAATTGTAATTCACATTTATGATCGTAACGATAACGCATGCAGAGCAATGAATAAAGCACTTCAAGAACTGTCCTCAGAATATGTGAACGTCAAGTTTTGTAAATTCATGAGCTCAGTAGCAGGGCTGAGCAACTCTTTCAAATGTAAAGGTGTGCCAGCACTATTGATATACAAAGCAGGGCAAATGATTGGAAACTTCATTCGAGTGACCGACGATTTAAGTGATAATTTCAATAGCTCGGATGTTGAAAGTTTCCTTACCGAAGTTGGAATGCTACCCGATAAGACAGCTGTTCCTTATATTGTTAAATAA